Proteins encoded in a region of the Pseudomonas putida genome:
- the znuB gene encoding zinc ABC transporter permease subunit ZnuB: MADFLLYALLAGLSLALVAGPLGSFVVWRRMAYFGDTLSHAALLGVALGFALDVSPALAVTVGCLLLAILLVTLQQRQPLASDTLLGILAPSTLSLGLVVLSFMHDVRIDLMAYLFGDLLAISTTDLAWILGGSALVLLLLAVLWRPLLAVTVHEELAMVEGLPVAGLRLALMLLIAVVIAVAMKIVGVLLITSLLIIPAAAAQRHARSPEQMALGASLLGVTAVCGGLAMSWFKDTPAGPSIVVCAAVLFLLSLALPKR; this comes from the coding sequence ATGGCTGATTTTCTTCTCTACGCCCTGCTTGCCGGTTTGTCCCTGGCGCTGGTCGCCGGCCCGCTGGGCTCCTTCGTGGTGTGGCGGCGCATGGCCTACTTTGGCGACACCTTGTCCCATGCCGCCTTGCTCGGTGTTGCCTTGGGCTTCGCCCTGGACGTCAGCCCAGCGCTGGCGGTAACCGTGGGCTGCCTGTTGCTGGCAATCCTGCTGGTGACCTTGCAGCAACGCCAGCCGCTGGCCTCCGACACCCTGCTCGGCATCCTCGCCCCCAGCACCCTGTCGCTGGGCCTGGTGGTACTGAGCTTCATGCACGATGTGCGCATCGACCTGATGGCGTACCTGTTCGGCGACCTGCTGGCCATCAGCACCACCGACCTGGCCTGGATCCTCGGCGGCAGTGCGCTGGTGCTGCTGTTGCTCGCCGTGCTGTGGCGGCCGCTGCTGGCGGTTACCGTGCACGAAGAGCTGGCCATGGTCGAAGGCCTGCCTGTGGCCGGCCTGCGCCTGGCGCTCATGCTGTTGATTGCGGTGGTAATTGCCGTGGCCATGAAGATCGTCGGTGTGCTGCTGATCACCTCGCTGCTGATCATCCCTGCGGCTGCGGCACAGCGTCACGCCCGCTCGCCAGAGCAGATGGCCCTTGGCGCCAGCCTGCTGGGCGTTACCGCTGTGTGCGGTGGCCTGGCCATGTCCTGGTTCAAGGACACCCCCGCCGGCCCGTCGATCGTGGTCTGCGCGGCGGTGCTATTCTTGCTGAGCCTGGCCCTGCCAAAACGCTGA
- the znuC gene encoding zinc ABC transporter ATP-binding protein ZnuC → MSDALIRLEQVGVTFGGEAVLDSIDLSVAPGQIVTLIGPNGAGKTTLVRAVLGLLKPHRGKVWRKPKLRIGYMPQKIQVDATLPLSVLRFLRLVPGVDRAAALSALQEVGAEQVIDSPIQTISGGEMQRVLLARALLREPQLLVLDEPVQGVDVVGQTELYNLITRLRDRHGCGVLMVSHDLHLVMSATDQVVCLNRHVCCSGHPEQVSGDPAFVELFGQTAPSLAIYHHHHDHSHDLHGSVVAPGTHVHGEHCKHG, encoded by the coding sequence ATGAGCGATGCCTTGATCCGCCTGGAACAGGTCGGCGTCACTTTTGGCGGCGAGGCAGTACTCGACAGCATCGACCTGTCGGTCGCCCCCGGTCAGATCGTCACCCTGATCGGCCCCAACGGTGCCGGCAAGACCACCCTGGTGCGCGCCGTACTCGGTCTGCTCAAGCCACACCGCGGCAAGGTATGGCGCAAGCCCAAGCTGCGCATTGGCTACATGCCACAAAAGATCCAGGTCGATGCCACGCTGCCGCTGTCGGTGCTGCGCTTCTTGCGCCTGGTGCCCGGCGTAGACCGCGCGGCAGCCTTGTCCGCGCTGCAGGAAGTGGGCGCCGAGCAGGTCATCGACAGCCCTATCCAGACCATTTCCGGCGGCGAGATGCAACGCGTACTGCTGGCCCGCGCCCTGTTGCGCGAGCCCCAGTTGCTGGTGCTCGACGAACCGGTACAAGGTGTGGACGTGGTCGGCCAGACCGAACTGTACAACCTCATCACCCGCCTGCGCGACCGCCACGGCTGCGGCGTGCTGATGGTGTCCCACGACCTGCACCTGGTGATGAGCGCCACCGACCAGGTGGTGTGCCTGAACCGCCACGTATGCTGCTCGGGCCACCCCGAGCAAGTCAGCGGCGACCCAGCGTTCGTCGAGCTGTTTGGCCAGACCGCACCTAGCCTGGCCATCTACCACCACCATCACGACCACAGCCACGACCTGCACGGCTCGGTGGTCGCCCCTGGCACCCATGTTCACGGAGAGCACTGCAAGCATGGCTGA
- the zur gene encoding zinc uptake transcriptional repressor Zur: MSITPLANRPHDHSHCVHSALAEADALCTRLGLRLTALRRRVLELVWQSHKPLGAYDILAVLSEQDGRRAAPPTVYRALDFLLENGLVHRIASLNAFIGCSHPEHVHQGQFLICRACHVAIELEQSSISDAIIDSAKGVGFTVETQTVEVVGLCGSCRSAA; this comes from the coding sequence ATGTCCATCACGCCGCTGGCCAACCGTCCTCACGATCACTCCCATTGCGTACACAGCGCACTGGCTGAAGCCGACGCCTTGTGCACCCGCCTGGGCCTGCGCCTGACCGCGCTGCGCCGTCGAGTGCTGGAGCTGGTGTGGCAAAGCCACAAGCCACTGGGCGCCTACGACATCCTTGCCGTGCTCAGCGAGCAGGACGGCCGCCGCGCCGCCCCGCCCACGGTGTACCGCGCGCTGGACTTCCTGCTGGAAAACGGCCTGGTGCACCGCATCGCCTCGCTCAACGCCTTCATCGGCTGCAGCCACCCCGAGCATGTGCATCAAGGCCAGTTCCTGATTTGCCGCGCCTGCCATGTGGCCATCGAGCTGGAGCAGAGCAGCATCAGCGATGCCATCATCGACAGCGCCAAAGGCGTGGGCTTCACGGTCGAGACCCAGACCGTGGAAGTGGTCGGGCTGTGCGGCAGCTGCCGGAGCGCGGCATGA
- a CDS encoding zinc ABC transporter substrate-binding protein: METLLCYLFLTTRVSTVSRFLALFVAFIAFSAQADVRVLTSIKPLQQIAAAVQDGIGSPDVLLPPGASPHHYALRPSDVRRVGDADLLYWIGPDMENFLPRVLASRSKATVAVQSLTGMKLRHFGEDSHSHEEESHDDHDHDHRPGSLDAHLWLSSVNARVIAAKMAADLAQVDPANAARYQSNLKAFDERLDALDARIKARVDGIAGKPYFVFHEAFDYFEAEYGLKHTGVFSVASEVQPGAQHVAAMRKRLQEVGKTCVFSEPPLRPRLAETLTAGLPVRLAELDALGGTDPVDGKGYERLLEKLGGDLAGCLEQL, from the coding sequence ATGGAGACGTTATTATGTTACCTGTTTCTGACGACTCGAGTATCCACCGTGTCCCGATTCCTAGCTCTGTTTGTCGCTTTCATCGCATTTTCCGCCCAGGCCGATGTGCGCGTGCTCACCAGTATCAAGCCCCTGCAGCAGATTGCCGCTGCCGTGCAGGATGGCATTGGCAGCCCTGACGTCTTGCTGCCACCAGGCGCTTCGCCGCACCACTACGCGCTGCGCCCGTCCGATGTACGGCGGGTGGGTGATGCCGACCTGCTGTACTGGATCGGCCCGGACATGGAGAACTTCCTACCGCGTGTCTTGGCTAGCCGCAGCAAGGCCACCGTGGCCGTGCAGTCGCTGACGGGCATGAAGCTGCGTCACTTTGGCGAGGACAGCCACTCCCATGAGGAAGAAAGCCACGACGACCATGACCATGATCACCGGCCGGGCAGCCTGGATGCGCACTTGTGGCTATCGTCGGTCAATGCGCGGGTAATCGCGGCAAAAATGGCGGCTGATCTGGCCCAGGTCGACCCGGCCAATGCGGCTCGCTACCAGAGCAACCTGAAGGCTTTCGACGAGCGTCTGGATGCACTGGATGCGCGTATCAAGGCGCGGGTGGACGGTATTGCCGGCAAACCTTATTTCGTGTTCCACGAAGCGTTCGATTACTTCGAGGCTGAATATGGTTTGAAGCACACCGGCGTATTCAGCGTGGCGTCCGAGGTGCAGCCTGGGGCGCAACATGTGGCGGCCATGCGCAAGCGCCTGCAGGAAGTGGGCAAGACCTGTGTGTTCAGCGAGCCGCCACTGCGACCGCGCTTGGCCGAGACCTTGACCGCCGGGCTGCCGGTGCGCCTGGCCGAGCTGGATGCGCTGGGCGGAACAGACCCGGTGGATGGCAAGGGCTATGAGCGCTTGCTGGAAAAGCTGGGCGGCGACTTGGCTGGGTGCCTGGAACAGCTCTAA
- a CDS encoding homoserine kinase: protein MSVFTPVTRPELETFLAPYQLGRLLDFQGIAAGTENSNFFVSLEQGEFVLTLIERGPSEDMPFFIELLDTLHAADMPVPYAIRDRDGNGLRELCGKPALLQPRLSGKHIKAPNNQHCAQVGELLAHIHLATRAHIIERKTDRGLDWMLASGAELLPRLTAEQAKLLQPALDEITAHKAQILALPRANLHADLFRDNVMFEGTHLTGVIDFYNACSGPMLYDIAITVNDWCLDEQGAVDVPRAQALLAAYAALRPFTAAEAELWPEMLRVGCVRFWLSRLIAAESFAGMDVMIHDPSEFEVRLAQRQQVALHLPFAL, encoded by the coding sequence ATGTCAGTCTTCACCCCCGTGACCCGGCCTGAGCTGGAAACCTTTCTGGCGCCGTACCAGCTGGGCCGTCTGCTCGACTTCCAGGGCATTGCCGCCGGCACCGAAAACAGCAATTTCTTCGTCAGCCTCGAACAGGGGGAGTTCGTCCTGACGCTGATCGAGCGCGGGCCAAGCGAGGACATGCCGTTCTTTATCGAGCTGCTCGATACCCTGCACGCCGCCGACATGCCGGTGCCCTATGCCATTCGTGACCGCGACGGCAACGGCCTGCGCGAGCTGTGCGGCAAGCCTGCGCTGCTGCAGCCAAGGCTGTCGGGCAAGCACATCAAGGCACCGAACAACCAGCACTGCGCCCAGGTCGGCGAGTTGCTGGCGCACATTCACCTGGCCACCCGCGCGCACATCATCGAGCGCAAGACCGACCGTGGCCTGGACTGGATGCTGGCCTCGGGTGCCGAACTGTTGCCACGCCTGACCGCCGAGCAAGCCAAGCTGCTGCAACCGGCACTGGACGAAATCACCGCGCACAAAGCGCAGATCCTGGCCTTGCCACGGGCCAACCTGCATGCCGACCTGTTCCGCGACAACGTGATGTTCGAAGGCACCCACCTGACCGGGGTGATCGACTTCTACAACGCCTGTTCCGGGCCGATGCTGTATGACATCGCCATTACCGTGAACGACTGGTGCCTGGACGAGCAGGGTGCGGTGGATGTGCCGCGTGCACAGGCGCTGCTGGCTGCCTATGCGGCGCTGCGGCCATTCACGGCTGCCGAGGCCGAGCTGTGGCCGGAAATGCTGCGGGTAGGCTGCGTGCGGTTCTGGCTGTCGCGCCTGATTGCAGCGGAGTCGTTTGCCGGAATGGATGTGATGATCCATGACCCGAGCGAGTTCGAAGTGCGTCTGGCGCAGCGCCAGCAGGTGGCTTTGCACCTGCCATTCGCCCTCTAG
- a CDS encoding DUF2782 domain-containing protein: MRTLNRLLLLGLLATMPVVTLAADDAPSADPEVTIRTEGDKTIQEYRQNGFLYAIKITPKNGKPYFLVRADGTDANFIRSDQPDMLIPSWKIFEW, from the coding sequence ATGCGTACACTCAATCGCCTGTTACTGCTCGGCCTGTTGGCAACCATGCCTGTCGTTACCCTGGCGGCGGACGACGCCCCCTCGGCCGATCCCGAGGTGACCATTCGCACGGAAGGCGACAAAACCATCCAGGAGTACCGGCAAAACGGCTTCCTGTATGCGATCAAGATCACGCCGAAAAACGGCAAGCCTTATTTTCTGGTACGCGCCGATGGCACTGATGCCAATTTCATTCGATCCGACCAGCCGGACATGCTGATTCCGTCCTGGAAGATCTTCGAGTGGTAA
- the yihA gene encoding ribosome biogenesis GTP-binding protein YihA/YsxC, with protein MQVKNPILGLCQKATFALSAAKVEQCPDDQGYEVAFAGRSNAGKSSALNTLTHASLARTSKTPGRTQLLNFFSLDDERRLVDLPGYGYAKVPIPLKQHWQKHLEAYLGSRECLRGVILMMDVRHPMTDFDKMMLDWAKASGMPMHILLTKADKLTHGAGKNTLLKVQSEIRKGWGDGVTIQLFSAPKRLGVEDAYRVLAGWMELEDKPVA; from the coding sequence ATGCAAGTCAAGAACCCCATCCTCGGCCTCTGCCAGAAAGCCACATTCGCCCTTAGCGCAGCCAAGGTCGAACAATGCCCGGACGACCAGGGTTACGAGGTGGCTTTTGCCGGCCGTTCAAACGCCGGCAAATCCAGCGCCCTCAACACCCTGACTCATGCCAGCCTGGCGCGTACCTCGAAAACTCCAGGGCGCACCCAGCTGTTGAATTTCTTCAGTCTGGACGATGAACGGCGTTTGGTCGACCTGCCGGGCTACGGTTATGCAAAAGTCCCGATTCCGCTCAAGCAGCACTGGCAGAAACACCTGGAAGCCTACCTGGGCAGCCGGGAGTGCCTGCGTGGCGTGATCCTGATGATGGACGTGCGCCACCCGATGACCGACTTCGACAAGATGATGCTCGACTGGGCCAAGGCCAGCGGCATGCCGATGCACATCCTGCTGACCAAGGCCGACAAGCTGACCCACGGCGCGGGCAAGAACACCTTGCTCAAGGTGCAGTCGGAAATCCGCAAGGGCTGGGGCGATGGCGTGACCATCCAGCTGTTCTCGGCACCCAAGCGCCTGGGCGTGGAAGACGCCTACCGGGTGCTGGCGGGCTGGATGGAGCTGGAAGACAAGCCAGTCGCCTGA
- a CDS encoding cytochrome c5 family protein, with translation MAKWLLAVGMFLPVFSAQATQDPEVLYNRTCAACHTGQLPQAPRQGDRAAWEPRLAQGMEVLVKHVTQGFKAMPPRGLCMDCSAEDYRLVILWMSGSPDT, from the coding sequence ATGGCGAAATGGCTGCTTGCTGTCGGTATGTTCCTGCCGGTTTTCAGCGCACAGGCTACACAGGATCCCGAGGTGTTGTACAACCGCACGTGTGCGGCCTGTCACACCGGGCAGTTGCCACAGGCACCCAGACAGGGTGACCGGGCGGCTTGGGAGCCAAGGCTGGCGCAAGGCATGGAGGTACTGGTGAAGCACGTGACCCAGGGTTTCAAGGCTATGCCGCCGCGTGGATTGTGCATGGACTGCAGTGCCGAGGACTACCGTTTGGTCATCCTTTGGATGAGCGGCAGTCCCGATACATAA
- a CDS encoding cytochrome c — protein sequence MNKLVVSLLLTLGVAGAATAAQPIKGDAAAGQAKTAVCGACHNPDGNSLAPNFPKLAGQGQRYLEKQLHDIKSGKRTVLEMTGMLTAFSDQDLADIAAYFSSQKGSVGAADPKLVERGRSLFNGGDLEKGMPACTGCHSPNGAGIALAGFPHLGGQHSQYVTKQLTDFREGNRTNDGDAMTMRTIAGKLSNHDIEALASYIQGLH from the coding sequence ATGAACAAACTAGTCGTGAGTCTGCTGTTGACCCTGGGTGTCGCAGGTGCGGCCACTGCTGCGCAACCTATCAAAGGCGATGCCGCCGCTGGCCAGGCCAAGACTGCCGTCTGTGGCGCCTGCCACAACCCCGACGGCAACAGCCTGGCACCGAATTTCCCGAAACTGGCCGGCCAAGGCCAGCGCTACCTCGAAAAACAACTGCACGATATCAAGTCGGGCAAGCGTACCGTGTTGGAGATGACCGGCATGCTGACCGCCTTCAGCGACCAGGACCTGGCCGACATCGCCGCCTACTTCTCCAGCCAGAAAGGTAGCGTGGGCGCTGCCGACCCCAAGCTGGTCGAGCGCGGCCGTTCGCTGTTCAATGGCGGCGACCTGGAGAAAGGCATGCCTGCCTGCACCGGCTGCCACTCGCCCAACGGCGCAGGCATCGCTTTGGCCGGCTTCCCGCACCTGGGCGGCCAGCACTCTCAGTACGTGACCAAGCAGCTCACGGACTTCCGCGAAGGCAACCGCACCAACGATGGCGATGCCATGACCATGCGCACCATTGCCGGCAAGCTGAGCAACCACGACATCGAGGCGTTGGCCAGCTATATCCAGGGCCTGCATTAA
- the dsbA gene encoding thiol:disulfide interchange protein DsbA: MRKLILSAALVAASVFGMTAVQAAEPVAGKEYIELSNPVQVSVPGKIEVVELFWYGCPHCYHFEPVINPWVDKLPKDVNFKRVPAMFGGPWDAHGQMFLTLEAMGVEHKVHAAVFDAIQNQRKHLTKPEEMADFLATQGVDKDKFLATFNSFAIKGQVNQAKELAKKYEITGVPSMVVNGKYRFDLGTAGGPEGVLNVADQLIEKERAAK, from the coding sequence ATGCGTAAACTGATTCTCAGCGCTGCGCTGGTCGCCGCCAGCGTATTCGGTATGACTGCCGTCCAGGCCGCGGAGCCTGTTGCCGGCAAGGAATACATCGAGCTGAGCAACCCTGTTCAGGTTTCCGTGCCTGGCAAGATCGAAGTGGTCGAGTTGTTCTGGTACGGCTGCCCTCACTGCTACCACTTCGAGCCGGTCATCAACCCGTGGGTCGACAAGCTGCCCAAGGACGTCAACTTCAAACGCGTACCGGCCATGTTCGGTGGCCCTTGGGATGCACACGGCCAGATGTTCCTGACCCTCGAAGCCATGGGCGTCGAGCACAAGGTGCACGCGGCGGTGTTCGATGCCATCCAGAACCAGCGCAAGCATTTGACCAAACCAGAAGAGATGGCCGACTTCCTCGCCACTCAGGGCGTGGACAAGGACAAGTTCCTCGCCACCTTCAATTCGTTCGCCATCAAGGGCCAGGTCAACCAGGCCAAGGAACTGGCGAAGAAGTATGAAATCACCGGCGTACCGAGCATGGTGGTCAACGGCAAGTATCGCTTCGACCTGGGTACTGCCGGCGGGCCGGAAGGTGTGCTGAACGTCGCCGACCAGCTGATCGAGAAGGAGCGCGCCGCTAAGTAA
- a CDS encoding endonuclease/exonuclease/phosphatase family protein — protein sequence MPRLRATRGIGLHQPQVNEHHLQAPGLPEDGRLRLLSFNIQVGISTERYRHYLTRSWQHLLPHNGRAGNLQKIGKLLGDFDLVALQEADGGSLRSGYVNQVEHLAHLGAFPYWYQQLNRNLGRFAQHSNGVLSRLKPQLLEDHPLPGPAGRGAILVRFGEGKDALIVVMMHLALGAKTRALQLGYIRELIGGYRHQVLMGDMNTHATDLLEHSPLRDLGLVAPQVEATFPSWRPQRCLDHILLSPSLTLERVEVLAQPISDHLPVAVEIRLPDALTVDTLPVLS from the coding sequence ATGCCCCGCCTCAGAGCTACGCGTGGCATTGGCCTGCACCAGCCGCAGGTCAACGAGCACCACCTGCAGGCCCCAGGCCTGCCCGAGGATGGTCGGCTGCGGCTGCTCAGTTTCAACATCCAGGTGGGCATCAGCACCGAGCGCTACCGGCATTACCTGACCCGTAGCTGGCAGCACTTGCTGCCGCACAACGGGCGGGCCGGCAACCTGCAGAAGATCGGCAAGCTGCTGGGTGACTTCGACCTGGTGGCCCTGCAGGAAGCCGACGGCGGTAGCCTGCGCTCGGGCTACGTCAACCAGGTGGAACACTTGGCCCATCTGGGTGCCTTCCCCTATTGGTACCAGCAGCTCAACCGTAACCTCGGGCGTTTTGCCCAGCACAGCAACGGCGTGCTCAGCCGCCTGAAACCGCAACTGCTCGAAGACCACCCGTTGCCAGGGCCGGCCGGGCGTGGTGCGATCCTGGTGCGTTTTGGCGAGGGCAAAGATGCGCTGATCGTGGTGATGATGCACCTGGCATTGGGGGCCAAGACCCGCGCCCTGCAGCTGGGCTACATTCGCGAGCTGATTGGCGGTTACCGTCACCAGGTACTGATGGGCGACATGAACACCCATGCCACCGACCTGCTGGAGCATTCGCCGTTGCGCGACCTTGGCCTGGTTGCCCCGCAAGTCGAAGCCACTTTCCCCAGCTGGCGACCGCAACGTTGCCTGGACCATATCCTGCTCAGCCCAAGCCTCACTTTGGAGCGGGTCGAGGTGCTGGCGCAGCCAATTTCCGACCACCTTCCCGTTGCTGTCGAGATTCGATTGCCTGATGCATTGACTGTGGATACGCTGCCGGTTTTGAGCTAA
- a CDS encoding GGDEF domain-containing protein, giving the protein MTEDAERWKEKYLKSIEQQERLERRWDARLDLLRRGLVRSTLAAEGSDKIVDECMKEMRDVIRSDNMDAGLAGLIPRLEKAVLDSEQRRETRMNQVSDALTALVGQLQGLPLPSDISRPLKKLAKKLDGGVAQSRELPPLLGELSGLQGRALSALGKPGEDARPGFLQRLFGSREEDAQAEAALAPVAQPAAEAQPQAAGSIALLPPDDVDALQPLPGPAASCAEVTDAPEAELEVSGPALIESVETQPASLPQMPQDEAPVAEAAASEPLAEAEPLQALEETFGEDGPYALPYAVEPPYSQVAAHIEQTLIGLLDDLSLPERHKAQALEMRERVARGLNWYELIPVLDDLAVLMLAITDSGQHEFETYLQQLNERLEGFQSHLHEASAGHADNSSAARELDSQLREHVDGLQSSVQGAADVDSLKHILENRLEGLLVTMDEHKHERDRREQELAGRLKGLSERVANMEHEALGYREHLEEQRQKALLDPLTGLPNRAAWSERVEREMLDWQENGGHLAMAILDLDHFKRINDSYGHLAGDKVLKIVADQLRKRLRVRDFIARFGGEEFVLLLPQTPPAAAAQVAELLRATVEACPFHFKGERVVITTSIGLGAFRPGERSDQVLKRADAALYRAKEHGRNRVEQG; this is encoded by the coding sequence ATGACTGAAGACGCAGAGCGCTGGAAAGAAAAATACCTGAAAAGCATCGAGCAGCAAGAAAGGCTCGAACGCCGTTGGGATGCCCGTCTTGACTTGCTGCGTCGCGGCCTGGTGCGTAGCACCCTGGCTGCCGAAGGCAGTGACAAGATCGTCGATGAGTGCATGAAGGAAATGCGCGATGTCATCCGCAGCGACAATATGGACGCCGGCCTTGCCGGGTTGATTCCGCGCCTTGAAAAAGCGGTGTTGGACTCCGAACAGCGTCGCGAAACCCGCATGAACCAAGTCAGCGATGCGCTGACCGCACTGGTTGGCCAACTGCAAGGCTTACCGCTGCCCAGCGATATCTCGCGGCCATTGAAAAAACTGGCGAAGAAGCTCGACGGCGGGGTTGCCCAGTCACGCGAGCTGCCGCCGCTGCTGGGCGAGTTGAGCGGCCTGCAGGGGCGCGCGCTGTCGGCCTTGGGCAAACCCGGCGAAGACGCCCGGCCAGGTTTTCTGCAGCGTTTGTTCGGCAGCCGCGAAGAAGACGCACAGGCGGAGGCAGCGCTTGCGCCGGTGGCGCAGCCAGCGGCCGAGGCCCAGCCCCAGGCAGCGGGGAGCATCGCACTCTTGCCGCCCGATGACGTCGACGCGCTACAACCGTTGCCGGGCCCTGCTGCCTCCTGCGCCGAAGTGACTGACGCGCCCGAGGCTGAGCTGGAGGTTTCTGGCCCGGCGCTGATCGAGTCGGTCGAAACGCAGCCCGCCTCGTTGCCGCAAATGCCACAGGATGAAGCACCAGTGGCAGAAGCTGCCGCCAGCGAGCCGCTGGCTGAGGCAGAGCCACTACAGGCTCTGGAAGAAACCTTCGGTGAAGACGGCCCCTATGCCCTGCCCTATGCGGTGGAGCCGCCTTACAGCCAGGTTGCCGCGCACATCGAGCAAACCCTGATCGGCCTGCTCGATGACCTCAGCCTGCCCGAGCGGCACAAGGCCCAGGCGTTGGAAATGCGCGAGCGGGTCGCCCGCGGCTTGAACTGGTATGAGCTGATCCCGGTACTGGATGATCTGGCGGTGCTCATGCTGGCGATTACCGACAGCGGCCAGCACGAATTTGAAACCTACCTGCAGCAGCTCAACGAACGCCTGGAAGGTTTCCAGAGCCACTTGCATGAGGCCAGCGCCGGCCATGCCGACAACAGCAGTGCGGCCCGCGAGCTGGATAGCCAACTGCGCGAGCACGTCGATGGCCTGCAGAGCAGCGTGCAAGGCGCCGCCGACGTAGACAGCCTCAAGCACATCCTGGAAAACCGCCTGGAAGGCTTGCTGGTGACCATGGACGAGCACAAGCATGAGCGTGATCGCCGTGAGCAAGAGCTGGCTGGCCGTCTGAAAGGCCTGTCGGAGCGGGTGGCGAACATGGAGCACGAGGCGCTTGGCTATCGCGAGCATCTGGAGGAGCAGCGCCAGAAAGCCCTGCTCGACCCGCTCACTGGCCTGCCCAACCGTGCCGCCTGGAGCGAGCGAGTCGAACGCGAAATGCTCGACTGGCAAGAAAACGGTGGCCATCTGGCGATGGCAATTCTCGATCTTGACCATTTCAAACGCATCAATGACAGCTATGGGCACCTGGCTGGAGACAAGGTCCTCAAGATCGTTGCCGACCAGTTGCGCAAGCGCCTGCGTGTTCGTGATTTCATCGCCCGTTTTGGCGGCGAAGAGTTCGTCTTGCTGCTACCGCAGACCCCGCCGGCGGCCGCCGCACAGGTGGCCGAGCTGCTGCGTGCCACCGTCGAGGCCTGCCCATTTCACTTCAAGGGTGAACGGGTGGTGATCACTACCTCCATCGGTCTGGGCGCATTCCGTCCTGGGGAGCGCAGCGACCAAGTGCTCAAGCGCGCCGATGCCGCGTTGTACCGGGCCAAGGAGCATGGGCGCAATCGCGTCGAACAAGGTTAG
- a CDS encoding N-acetylmuramoyl-L-alanine amidase, whose amino-acid sequence MLSTLKKTLISFLLLSVAGCSTGLRIDRSHPSANQDNRIQFVVLHYTNASLERSLALLTHGEVSSHYLIGDGPATVYQLVDENRRAWHAGDSQWQGRTWLNSSSIGIEIVNPGFTDTPNGRVWHPYSEAQVQSLIALLKDIVKRNNIEPRHIIGHSDIAPLRKLDPGPLFPWKRLADAGLGIWPDANAVARQQAYFSVNPPSVGWYQQELARFGYQVEQTGVLDVATRHVIAAFQMRFRPQRFDGMPDAQTAAMLQVLNRMR is encoded by the coding sequence GTGCTTTCCACGCTTAAAAAAACCCTGATTTCCTTTTTGTTGTTGTCTGTCGCCGGTTGCTCGACGGGCCTGCGCATCGACCGCAGCCACCCTTCAGCCAATCAGGACAACCGCATCCAGTTCGTTGTCCTGCACTACACCAATGCTTCGCTGGAGCGTTCTCTGGCGTTGCTTACCCACGGTGAGGTCAGCAGCCATTACTTGATCGGCGATGGCCCGGCGACGGTGTATCAACTGGTGGATGAAAACCGTCGTGCCTGGCATGCCGGTGATAGCCAGTGGCAGGGGCGCACCTGGCTGAATTCCTCGTCCATCGGTATCGAGATCGTCAACCCGGGCTTCACCGACACCCCGAACGGCCGTGTCTGGCACCCTTACAGCGAGGCGCAGGTCCAGTCGTTGATCGCGCTGCTCAAGGACATCGTCAAACGCAATAACATCGAACCCCGCCATATCATCGGCCACAGCGACATCGCCCCGCTGCGCAAGCTGGACCCAGGGCCATTGTTCCCGTGGAAGCGCCTGGCCGACGCCGGGCTGGGTATCTGGCCGGATGCCAACGCGGTTGCACGGCAGCAGGCCTACTTCAGTGTCAACCCGCCAAGCGTTGGCTGGTACCAGCAGGAACTGGCACGTTTTGGCTATCAAGTCGAACAGACCGGCGTGCTGGATGTCGCTACACGCCATGTGATCGCTGCCTTCCAGATGCGCTTCCGCCCGCAGCGCTTCGACGGCATGCCGGATGCGCAGACAGCCGCGATGCTGCAGGTGCTCAACCGGATGCGCTAA